A stretch of the Solanum dulcamara chromosome 6, daSolDulc1.2, whole genome shotgun sequence genome encodes the following:
- the LOC129893057 gene encoding indole-3-acetic acid-amido synthetase GH3.10-like has translation MSNINYKDKIETDMIGWFDEVAENSAAVQRRTLRRILELNHGVEYLKKWIGDIRIHEEMDENELESIYASLVPLASHVDIEPFTKRVADGDTTPLLTQQPITNLSLSSGTTEGRQKFVPFTHHSSQTTLQIFKLAAAYRSRIYPIRRGGRILEFIYSSKQCKTKGGVIVGTATTHYYASDEFKIKQQQTKSFTCSPEEVISCGDYKQSTYCHLLLGLYFSHEVEFVTSTFAYSIVEAFRSFEEMWKELCHDIRDGSISSRINISKVQKSVSGITQPNPELASRIESVCEDLEREDWFSTIPKLWPNAKYVYSIMTGSMQPYLTKLRHYAGDLPLVSADYGSTESWIGVNVDPSKPPEKVTFAVIPTFSYFEFIPLFRHKSNHNYKNGNINSTNDDYIEGNPVPLCQVKIGQQYEIVLTTFTGLYRFRLGDVVEVVGFYKKTPKLNFICRRNLILTVNIDKNTEKDLQFVVERGSKILSKGTRRAELVDFTSHANMTKQPGHYVIYWEIKGEIEEKILDECCRDMDASFMDHGYVVSRRTKSIGPLELCIVEKGTFKKILEYYIGNGAALSQFKTPRCTSNQVLLKILNVCTIKRFYSTAYG, from the exons ATGTCCAATATTAATTATAAGGATAAAATAGAAACAGACATGATAGGTTGGTTCGACGAAGTTGCCGAAAATTCCGCTGCTGTGCAGCGGCGAACACTTCGGCGAATTCTCGAACTGAACCATGGTGTGGAGTATCTCAAGAAATGGATTGGAGATATTAGAATTCATGAAGAAATGGATGAAAATGAATTGGAATCAATTTATGCTTCTTTAGTCCCTCTTGCTTCTCATGTAGATATAGAGCCTTTTACAAAGAGAGTTGCTGATGGAGATACAACTCCTCTCCTCACTCAACAACCAATTACAAATCTATCCTTGAG TTCTGGAACCACTGAAGGAAGACAAAAATTTGTACCCTTTACACACCATAGCTCCCAAACTACTCTTCAGATTTTCAAGTTGGCAGCAGCATATAGATCAAG AATTTATCCAataagaagaggaggaagaattCTTGAATTCATATACAGCAGCAAACAATGTAAAACAAAAGGAGGAGTAATAGTAGGAACAGCCACAACACACTATTATGCAAGTGATGAATTCAAGATTAAACAGCAACAAACAAAGTCCTTCACTTGTAGCCCTGAAGAAGTTATTTCATGTGGAGATTATAAACAATCCACATATTGTCACCTCCTTCTTGGCTTATATTTTTCACATGAAGTTGAATTTGTTACCTCAACTTTTGCATATAGCATAGTTGAAGCATTCAGGTCATTTGAAGAAATGTGGAAGGAATTGTGCCATGACATTAGGGATGGTAGTATTAGCTCAAGAATCAACATATCTAAAGTCCAAAAATCCGTGTCAG GTATCACTCAGCCTAATCCAGAGTTAGCTTCACGTATTGAATCAGTTTGTGAGGATCTAGAAAGGGAAGACTGGTTTAGCACAATCCCAAAATTATGGCCAAatgctaagtatgtttactCAATAATGACAGGGTCAATGCAGCCATATTTAACAAAATTAAGACATTATGCAGGGGATTTGCCTCTAGTGAGTGCTGATTATGGATCCACTGAGAGTTGGATTGGAGTTAATGTGGATCCATCTAAACCACCAGAAAAAGTTACTTTTGCAGTTATACCTACTTTTTCTTACTTTGAGTTTATACCCCTTTTTAGACACAAGTCAAATCATAATTACAAAAATGGCAATATTAATTCAACAAATGATGATTACATAGAAGGTAATCCGGTGCCCTTGTGTCAAGTTAAGATTGGACAACAATATGAAATCGTCCTAACAACTTTCACAG GTCTATATAGATTTAGATTAGGGGATGTAGTAGAAGTAGTCGGTTTTTACAAGAAAACCCCCAAACTCAACTTCATATGCAGGAGAAATCTGATATTAACAGTGAACATCGATAAAAATACTGAAAAAGACCTCCAATTCGTAGTAGAAAGAGGCTCAAAAATACTAAGCAAGGGCACAAGACGAGCTGAGCTAGTAGATTTCACGAGCCACGCGAACATGACAAAGCAACCGGGTCACTATGTGATTTATTGGGAAATCAAAGGGGAAATCGAAGAAAAGATACTCGATGAATGTTGCAGAGATATGGATGCTTCGTTTATGGATCATGGTTATGTCGTGTCAAGAAGAACAAAATCCATTGGACCATTAGAGCTTTGCATTGTGGAGAAAGGCACTTTTAAGAAGATATTGGAATATTACATAGGAAATGGGGCTGCTTTGAGTCAATTCAAGACTCCTAGATGCACTAGCAACCAAGTGTTACTAAAAATCCTTAATGTTTGCACCATTAAGAGGTTTTATAGCACAGCTTATGGGTGA